The following proteins come from a genomic window of Miscanthus floridulus cultivar M001 chromosome 2, ASM1932011v1, whole genome shotgun sequence:
- the LOC136540677 gene encoding hypothetical protein At1g04090-like, translated as MGGWSWLWCGRSNAGGGEVRLPEPFQLPAPLPEWPQGGNFAKGTICIGELDVVNITKFRNIWTCSDATFYEPEGIPDGFHCLGHYAQQNDRPLQGFLLVAREVASHQVINSKPALEKPLDYSLVWTSADLNEDDNSECGCIWLPCPPNGYKALGYVVTKGPKEPSLEAVRCVRDDLTDTCENFRSIVNMDNACQIWKTRPCHRGVRGHGIPVGTFSCETDSTDTDESSTPCLKNVDSNLSAMPNLEQINALIKHYGPTVFFHPQETYLPSSVSWFFENGATLYKKDAKMGDAILPGGLNLPVGGTNDGEYWIDLPDDDRKELVRDGNLKSAELYAHVKPAHGGTFTDIAMWVFCPFNGPATIKVGFASFALQKVGRHIGDWEHFTLRVSNFSGELSSIYFSQHSGGEWVEACNLEFISGNKAIVYSSRNGHASYPHPGCYLMGSEKLGVGVRNDVARSDLSVDSSTQYKIISAAHLGDAVVEPCWLQYMREWGPTVTYSSRSEIDTALSFLPFFLRYTVEAIFNSLPAELYEEEGPTGPKEKNNWQGDERC; from the exons ATGGGCGGGTGGAGCTGGCTCTGGTGCGGCCGATCCAACGCCGGAGGCGGCGAGGTCCGGCTCCCCGAGCCCTTCCAGCTGCCGGCGCCCTTGCCCGAGTGGCCACAAG GAGGGAATTTTGCTAAGGGCACAATATGCATAGGAGAGCTTGATGTTGTAAATATTACCAAATTCCGGAATATATGGACCTGCTCAGATGCTACATTTTATGAGCCAGAAGGAATTCCTGATGGTTTCCACTGCCTTGGGCACTACGCCCAACAGAATGACCGCCCCTTACAGGGATTTCTTCTTGTGGCAAGGGAAGTGGCTAGCCACCAAGTTATTAATAGCAAGCCCGCCCTTGAGAAACCATTAGATTACTCCCTTGTTTGGACCAGTGCTGACTTAAATGAAGATGACAACAGCGAATGTGGTTGCATCTGGTTGCCATGTCCACCGAATGGGTATAAAGCCCTTGGCTATGTGGTTACTAAAGGACCAAAGGAGCCCTCATTGGAAGCAGTTCGATGTGTGCGAGATGACCTAACAGACACATGTGAAAATTTCCGTTCAATTGTAAATATGGATAATGCATGCCAGATTTGGAAGACAAGGCCTTGCCACCGAGGAGTGAGAGGACATGGTATACCGGTTGGTACATTCTCCTGTGAAACTGATTCAACAGATACCGATGAATCAAGCACTCCCTGCTTGAAAAATGTCGACTCAAATTTGAGTGCCATGCCTAATTTGGAGCAGATCAATGCTCTGATCAAGCACTATGGCCCAACAGTTTTCTTCCACCCACAAGAGACATACTTACcatcatcagtttcttggttcttTGAGAATGGAGCGACATTGTACAAGAAAGATGCAAAAATGGGAGATGCAATACTCCCTGGTGGCTTGAACCTGCCTGTTGGTGGGACAAATGATGGTGAGTACTGGATTGATCTCCCTGACGATGACAGGAAGGAGCTTGTCAGAGATGGCAATCTGAAGAGTGCTGAGCTATATGCTCATGTGAAGCCAGCTCATGGAGGGACCTTCACTGACATTGCAATGTGGGTATTTTGCCCATTCAACGGGCCTGCCACTATCAAGGTTGGATTTGCAAGTTTTGCTCTACAGAAAGTCGGTAGGCATATTGGAGACTGGGAGCATTTCACCCTCCGAGTGAGTAACTTCTCAGGTGAGCTGTCATCTATCTACTTCTCGCAGCACAGTGGGGGTGAATGGGTTGAAGCTTGTAATCTGGAGTTCATCTCTGGGAATAAAGCAATTGTTTACTCGTCGAGGAATGGGCACGCAAGCTACCCCCACCCAGGCTGCTACTTGATGGGGTCTGAGAAGCTTGGTGTCGGAGTTAGAAACGATGTGGCCCGAAGTGATTTATCAGTGGATTCGAGCACGCAGTATAAAATCATCTCAGCAGCGCATCTCGGAGATGCTGTTGTGGAACCATGCTGGCTGCAATACATGAGGGAGTGGGGACCGACCGTCACGTACAGCTCACGTTCAGAGATAGACACGGCACTTAGCTTCTTGCCGTTCTTTCTCCGGTACACAGTGGAAGCAATATTCAACAGCCTTCCGGCAGAATTGTACGAGGAGGAAGGTCCTACAGGACCCAAGGAGAAGAACAACTGGCAAGGCGATGAGAGATGCTAG
- the LOC136537453 gene encoding LOW QUALITY PROTEIN: uncharacterized protein (The sequence of the model RefSeq protein was modified relative to this genomic sequence to represent the inferred CDS: substituted 2 bases at 2 genomic stop codons): protein MDIGESSMNAKGKGGEKAAGSNPRAKATNWPPAISEFLLDWYIEKKLTMPPKTFFKKMHHTACISAVNSKYGTTYTVEQVHRHRRRHKDTWGLVAKHMNESGGGWDDDTKMVTLSKSTLNELSANDRGILSKPIQFFDNLQELFSGSTTDGSFMQDPSTAADPDQDDTKRLDMLNDMANYDNTNDAHGEDSDKLQSDSDECQEVAALATASTQVSSSSVKSMKPYKRNFKRFGKSNTVPAAARVGRASKSNTKPSPVYADDDMDVEITNTLRGIQXNLGKPVXVASPPDPNGPLWDMLKKIALAPDDRLVVGMHLCKPEFQVHRSFLINMGQEYLERWVFNHLSGSDLGGS, encoded by the exons ATGGATATAGGAGAAAGTAGCATGAATGCTAAGGGCAAGGGAGGTGAGAAAGCTGCAGGTTCAAATCCAAGGGCAAAAGCTACAAATTGGCCTCCAGCTATATCTGAATTTCTACTTGATTGGTACATTGAGAAGAAGTTGACGATGCCTCCAAAAACTTTTTTCAAGAAGATGCATCACACAGCCTGTATATCTGCAGTGAACTCTAAATATGGCACTACCTATACTGTGGAGCAAGTTCATCGCCACCGGAGGCGGCATAAGGATACTTGGGGACTTGTGGCTAAGCATATGAATGAGAGTGGCGGTGGCTGGGATGATGACACCAAGATGGTGACTCTCTCCAAGTCTACTTTGAACGAACTCTCG GCAAATGACCGTGGGATTCTGTCTAAACCAATTCAGTTCTTTGACAACTTGCAAGAATTATTTAGTGGCAGCACAACTGATGGTTCTTTTATGCAAGACCCTTCCACTGCAGCTGATCCAGACCAAGATGATACTAAGAGACTTGACATGCTGAATGATATGGCTAACTATGATAACACAAATGATGCACATGGGGAAGACTCAGACAAACTACAGTCTGATAGTGATGAGTGTCAGGAGGTGGCTGCACTTGCTACAGCTAGCACTCAAGTTTCTTCATCTAGTGTGAAGTCCATGAAGCCTTACAAGAGAAATTTTAAAAGGTTTGGCAAGTCTAATACAGTACCTGCTGCTGCACGGGTTGGTAGGGCCAGTAAGTCCAACACAAAACCATCTCCTGTCTATGCCGAtgatgatatggatgtggagataACCAATACTTTGCGTGGTATCCAATAGAACCTTGGAAAACCAGTGTAGGTTGCATCTCCTCCAGACCCTAATGGTCCTCTATGGGATATGCTCAAGAAGATCGCATTAGCACCggatgataggcttgtagtaggAATGCACCTTTGCAAGCCAGAATTTCAAGTTCATCGCAGCTTCCTTATCAATATGGGTCAAGAATACCTTGAGCGTTGGGTGTTCAACCATTTATCTGGTAGTGATCTTGGTGGTTCCTGA
- the LOC136537454 gene encoding protein ALP1-like, whose protein sequence is MLSVLSIVIAIIQWRRRRRRLRSRRLPIKYGPLVSRDLVRQTRLDELYNGTDKNCIRQLRMRKAVFWKLSSHLRDSGLLRDTIHVSVEEQLAMFLHTVGHNLRNCVIALYFKRSGETVSRYFSEVLMALCSLAKDMIKLRSIETHSKITSSPGRFYPYFKDCIGALDGTHIPAFVPENIVNRFRGRKGYPTQNVLAAVDFDLRFTYVLAGWEGSAHDSVVLRAALKRSNGIPFLEGKYYLADAGYAARPGILPPYRGVRYHLKEYGGGRYPETPQELFNLRHSSLRTTVERAFGTLKNRFKVLANKPYFPFSIQVKIVIACCVLHNWILDNGPDDIIYDELWYNALPRSTRVAIDQGAENRQWVAKRDELANLMWTEY, encoded by the exons ATGTTAAGTGTCCTATCTATTGTCATTGCCATTATCCAATGGCGGCGGCGACGTCGGCGTCTTCGCTCTAGAAGACTGCCAATAAAATATGGGCCCTTGGTGAGCAGAGATTTGGTGAGGCAaacaaggctagatgaactatatAATGGAACAGATAAAAACTGCATCCGTCAACTTCGGATGAGGAAAGCTGTGTTCTGGAAACTTTCCTCCCATTTGCGTGATTCTGGTCTACTTAGGGATACTATACATGTCTCGGTTGAAGAACAATTAGCTATGTTTCTGCATACAGTTGGCCACAATTTGAGAAATTGTGTGATTGCCTTATATTTCAAGAGATCCGGCGAGACCGTAAGCCGGTATTTCAGTGAGGTCTTGATGGCTTTATGTTCCCTTGCCAAAGATATGATAAAACTTAGGTCTATAGAGACCCATTCAAAGATAACCAGTAGCCCTGGGCGGTTCTACCCTTATTTTAAG GACTGTATTGGGGCACTTGATGGCACTCATATCCCCGCATTTGTCCCTGAAAATATAGTTAACAGGTTTAGAGGTCGTAAAGGTTACCCAACTCAAAATGTGCTAGCAGCCGTGGACTTTGATTTGCGGTTTACATATGTGCTTGCTGGATGGGAGGGCTCAGCACATGACTCCGTAGTTCTAAGGGCTGCCCTTAAAAGATCAAATGGAATTCCATTTCTTGAAG GAAAATATTACTTAGCTGATGCGGGGTATGCAGCGAGACCGGGTATATTGCCACCTTATAGAGGTGTTCGCTATCACTTGAAGGAGTATGGGGGTGGGAGATATCCAGAAACACCACAAGAGTTGTTTAATCTTCGACATTCCTCTCTTCGTACAACTGTTGAGCGAGCATTTGGGACATTAAAGAATCGTTTTAAAGTTCTTGCAAACAAGCCATATTTTCCCTTTAGCATACAGGTGAAGATTGTGATAGCATGCTGTGTGTTACACAATTGGATCCTAGACAACGGTCCTGATGACATCATATATGATGAACTCTGGTATAATGCTTTGCCCAGGTCAACTAGAGTAGCAATAGATCAAGGTGCAGAAAACAGACAATGGGTGGCTAAGCGAGATGAACTAGCTAATTTGATGTGGACTGAATATTGA